The stretch of DNA CAACCCCAGCAGGAACGCGCGCCACAGGATGGGGCCGGCCAGGAGCCCGACGAGCACCGCTGCCGCGGCGAAGGCCCAAGCCGCGCGGGGGTCGCGCAGGGCGGCCACGGCCAGGGCAACGGCGAGCGCGTCCTCGGCCACGCTGATGATTGCGCCGGGTCCCGGAGTGGCGGAGGCGTTGATGGCCAGGCGGAGGCCGGCCTTAGCTCCGTGCGCCGCCAGCGCGACCGCGCCGGCGAGAACGGCTCCAGCCAGCTGTTGTTCGAGGGGCAGCGCGCCGAGCGCGGCAAAGCTGAGCAACGCCGTAGCCGTGGGACGGATGAAGGTGTGGATCGTGTCCCAGAGCGAGTCGAGGTGCGGGATCTTGTCCACCACGAACTCGATGAGGTAAAGCAGGAACGCACTCGCGATGACGACCGGATCCTCGAGGCCCTGGAGCTCGGCGGGGAGCGCGGGGATCCAGCCGATCCGGGAGGCCAGCCCCACAACCGCGACCGTGGCGTAGAGATTGAGGCCCGCCGCGAAGGCGGGCCCCACGATCTGCCCGAGCAGCACGAGTGGCTCAGCCATCAGCGAGGCGCAGGGCCCGGCGGCGTGCCGCTCGAATGCCGGGGTGGGGCGCTGGACGAAGGAAACATAGCCTAATGGTAGCCGGAGCACCGGAAAACGGGCAAGGATCGGGGAACAGGGGCGGGGCTGCCTGGCGAGCCGGATTAGGGGGCAAGGGGGAGGGCTGAGCTACTGCCCGTCCGCGGGATCGGGTGCGGTGAGGACGAGCGAGGCGTTGATGCCGCCGAAGCCGAAGGAGTTGGACAGGCAAACTGTGGGCCGGAGCTGGCGGCCGTGGTTGGGCACGTAGTCGAGGTCGCAGTCGGGATCGCCGCCTTGGAAGTTGAGGGTAGGCGGGATCCAGCCGCGCTGCATGGCCAGGCAGCAGATGGCGGCCTCGATGGCGCCGGAGGCGCCGAGCGCGTGGGCGTGGTAGGGTTTGGTGCCGCTGACGGGGATGTGGTAGGCATGCGAGCCGAGCACTTGCTTGATGGCGAGGCTCTCGGTGGCGTCGTTGAGGGTTGTGGATGAGCCGTGGGGGTTGATGTAGTCGACGTGGTCGGGGCGGATGCCGGCGCTGGCGAGGGCGAGGCGCATGGCGCGGGCGGCCTGGGAGCCGTCGGGTCTGGGGGCGGTCATATGGTGGGCGTCGTTGGTGGTGCCGTAGCCGGCGAGCTGGGCGTAGATGCGGGCGCCGCGGGCGCGGGCGAGGTCGGCGCGTTCGAGGACCAGGGTGCAGGCGCCCTCCCCCATGACGAAGCCATCGCGCTGCTGGTCGAAGGGCCGGCAGGCGAGTTCGGGCTGGTGGTTGCGGGTGCTCATGGCGCGGATGAGGGCGAAGGCGCCGAAGCAGAGGGGTGCGAGGGGCGCCTCGACGCCGCCGGCCAGGGCGATGTCGGCCTGTCCATCGCGGATCAGCCGCCACGCCTCGCCCAGGGCGATGGTGCCGGAGGCGCAGGACATGGCGTTGGTGGAGTTGGGCCCGGTGAAGCCGAACTCGATGGCGATGCTGCAACTGGCGGCGCCGCAGAAGGTAGTGAGGGCGACGCGGGGGTCGACGGCGCGGATGCCGCGGTCGGCGAGGTTGCGGGTTTGTTGTTCGGCGTAGGCGATTCCGCCGAGTGCGGATCCCATCTGCACGGCCACGCGGTCCGGGTCGACGCCGGCGGGATCGATGCCGGCGTCCTGCAGGGCGAGGCGCGCGGAGGCGATGGAGAACTGGTTGAAGCGGTCGAGGCGCCGCGCGGTCCTGGGCTCCATGAACCGTTCGGGCAGGAACTCATCGACTTCGGCTGCGATCTGGGAGCGCCAGGGGGCGGGGTCGAAGCGGGTGATGCGGCGCACGGGCGAGCACTCGCGCCGCAGCCCTTCCCAGAGGCCTTCGACGCCAATGCCTGCGGCAGTGATGGGGCCGATGCCTGTGATGGCAACCTGGCGGTCGCCGTTTTCAGGCATGGCGCCGTTCCCCTGCGCGGCTCTGGCCGGTGCGGCGGCCCGGACCGCGCGGGGCGCCGGCGGCCCCTCCGGTCGCGGCCAGCCGCTCCGCCTCTGCGCCCACGCCTGCCAGCGTGCGGCGGGCAATGGCGCTGACGAAGTGGGGCCCGATGACGTGCTCGGCCGCGAAGCGTCCGATCAGCGGCCATTTCGGGCCGGGCCATTCGTGGATGATGCGGACCAGCGTGGTGCCGGCCTCCGGCTCGAGCTCCCATTTCACGTGCATCCCGCGCGTGATGCCCTGGACGTGGTGGTAGTAAATGGCGGGCTCGTCCGCGTCGGCGCGCATTTCGGAGACCCACCAGGCGGGGTAGCGGATCGGCCCGGCGAAGGCGCGCCAGGCCGCCATTTCGACGCGGCCCAGCCCGAACCCGCCGCGTTCCAGGAATCGGACGCGGCGGTAGTGCGGCAGGAGTGCGGGCCAGCGCTCGACATCGGCCGCGACGCGGAAACA from Gemmatimonadota bacterium encodes:
- a CDS encoding beta-ketoacyl-[acyl-carrier-protein] synthase family protein, whose protein sequence is MPENGDRQVAITGIGPITAAGIGVEGLWEGLRRECSPVRRITRFDPAPWRSQIAAEVDEFLPERFMEPRTARRLDRFNQFSIASARLALQDAGIDPAGVDPDRVAVQMGSALGGIAYAEQQTRNLADRGIRAVDPRVALTTFCGAASCSIAIEFGFTGPNSTNAMSCASGTIALGEAWRLIRDGQADIALAGGVEAPLAPLCFGAFALIRAMSTRNHQPELACRPFDQQRDGFVMGEGACTLVLERADLARARGARIYAQLAGYGTTNDAHHMTAPRPDGSQAARAMRLALASAGIRPDHVDYINPHGSSTTLNDATESLAIKQVLGSHAYHIPVSGTKPYHAHALGASGAIEAAICCLAMQRGWIPPTLNFQGGDPDCDLDYVPNHGRQLRPTVCLSNSFGFGGINASLVLTAPDPADGQ
- a CDS encoding DUF4126 domain-containing protein, which gives rise to MAEPLVLLGQIVGPAFAAGLNLYATVAVVGLASRIGWIPALPAELQGLEDPVVIASAFLLYLIEFVVDKIPHLDSLWDTIHTFIRPTATALLSFAALGALPLEQQLAGAVLAGAVALAAHGAKAGLRLAINASATPGPGAIISVAEDALAVALAVAALRDPRAAWAFAAAAVLVGLLAGPILWRAFLLGLRALTARGRAFFGGARWRELSEVPGQLRALLEPAAPGLAPPRAARAALKGLRGVGAYRNGWLVITPDAALFLYRSLPGPRRLVLPPTRSAHIRTGPWANALELDGKDARYTLFLLKDGPPPEVALPHLAHTR